One genomic segment of Gossypium arboreum isolate Shixiya-1 chromosome 3, ASM2569848v2, whole genome shotgun sequence includes these proteins:
- the LOC108473546 gene encoding protein FAR-RED ELONGATED HYPOCOTYL 3, whose translation MDIDLRLPSGEQCKEDEDANGIDNMLDGDESLHNGMVQVVGEDMRAEDGGEMHSSAVDMVTFKEDTNLEPLSGMEFESHGEAYSFYQEYARSMGFNTAIQNSRRSKTSREFIDAKFACSRYGTKREYDKSFNRPRARQSKQDPENATGRRSCSKTDCKASMHVKRRPDGKWVIHSFVKEHNHELLPAQAVSEQTRRMYAAMARQFAEYKNVVGLKNDPKNPFDKGRNLALEAADVKILLEFFTHMQSINSNFFYAVDLGEDQRLKSLFWVDSKSRHDYSYFCDAVSFDTTYVTNKYKMPLALFIGVNHHYQCIPLGCALVSDESAATFSWLMKTWLKAMGGQSPRVLITDQDRTLKSVVAEIFPNTLHCFFLWHVLGKVSENLGHVIKQHGNLMAKFEKCIYRSWTDEEFGKRWWKILDRFELKDDEWMKSLYEDRKKWVPTYIMNVLLAGMSTVQRAESVNSFFDKYVHKKTTVQDFLKHYEAILQDRYEEEAKANSDSWSKVPALKSPSPFEKSVAGVYTHTLFKKFQIEVVGAIACHPKPENHDSTCSIFRVQDLEKNQDFIVTLNEMKAEVSCICRLYEYKGYLCRHAMVVLQINGHSAIPSQYILKRWTKEAKSRHFMSEESEQVQSRVQRYNDLFQRGMKLIEEGSLSQESYYIAFRSLEEAFGSCLSANTSNKSLAEAVASPTQGMICIEEDNQSRSTSKMNKKKNPTKKRKGNSEQEVMAVAPTDGLQQMDKLSSRSVALDSYFGAQPSVQGMVQLNLMAPRDNYYGNQQTIQGLGQLNTIATSHDGYYGTQQAMPGMGPMDFFRSPSFYIRDDPNVRVAQLHDDASRHT comes from the exons ATGGACATAGATCTTAGGTTACCTTCTGGTGAACAGTGTAAGGAAGATGAAGATGCAAATGGAATTGATAATATGCTAGATGGTGATGAATCACTGCATAATGGAATGGTTCAAGTTGTAGGAGAGGATATGCGTGCTGAAGATGGTGGGGAAATGCATTCTTCTGCTGTGGATATGGTGACCTTCAAGGAGGATACGAATCTTGAGCCACTTTCTGGTATGGAGTTTGAATCACATGGAGaagcatattcattttatcaAGAATATGCTCGGTCTATGGGATTCAACACAGCTATACAAAATAGCCGACGTTCGAAGACTTCAAGAGAATTTATTGATGCAAAGTTTGCCTGTTCTAGATATGGGACCAAAAGGGAATATGACAAATCCTTTAACCGGCCACGAGCTAGACAAAGCAAGCAAGACCCTGAAAATGCAACTGGTCGGCGATCATGTTCGAAGACGGATTGTAAAGCAAGTATGCATGTGAAGAGAAGGCCTGATGGAAAATGGGTTATACATAGTTTTGTGAAAGAACATAACCATGAACTTTTGCCAGCCCAAGCTGTCAGTGAACAGACCAGAAGGATGTATGCTGCAATGGCTAGACAATTTGCTGAATATAAAAATGTTGTTGGTCTGAAGAATGATCCCAAAAATCCATTTGATAAAGGTCGAAATTTGGCATTAGAAGCTGCTGATGTTAAGATTTTACTTGAATTTTTCACACACATGCAGAGCATAAATTCAAACTTCTTTTATGCAGTAGACCTGGGTGAAGATCAGCGTCTGAAGAGTTTGTTTTGGGTTGATTCAAAGAGTAGGCATGATTACAGTTATTTCTGTGATGCTGTGTCTTTTGATACCACTTATGTTACAAACAAATATAAGATGCCTCTTGCACTATTTATTGGAGTAAACCACCACTACCAGTGCATTCCGCTTGGATGTGCATTGGTATCAGATGAGAGTGCTGCAACATTTTCTTGGCTAATGAAGACATGGCTGAAAGCAATGGGTGGACAATCTCCTAGAGTCCTAATAACCGACCAAGACCGAACTCTGAAATCTGTTGTTGCAGAAATCTTTCCAAATACACTTCATTGCTTCTTCCTGTGGCACGTATTAGGAAAGGTTTCTGAGAACCTTGGTCATGTAATTAAACAGCACGGAAACTTGATGGCAAAGTTTGAGAAATGCATCTACAGGTCATGGACAGATGAAGAGTTCGGCAAAAGGTGGTGGAAAATTCTTGATAGATTTGAACTCAAGGATGATGAATGGATGAAGTCGTTGTATGAAGACCGCAAAAAGTGGGTTCCAACCTATATAATGAATGTTCTGTTGGCTGGGATGTCTACGGTTCAGAGAGCCGAGAGTGTGAACTCATTCTTTGACAAGTACGTACATAAGAAGACCACAGTGCAAGATTTTTTGAAACATTATGAAGCAATTTTACAAGATAGGTATGAAGAGGAAGCGAAAGCAAATTCTGATTCATGGAGCAAAGTGCCAGCATTAAAATCTCCATCACCTTTTGAGAAGAGTGTTGCGGGGGTATACACACACACATTATTCAAGAAGTTTCAAATCGAGGTTGTGGGTGCAATTGCTTGTCATCCAAAGCCGGAAAATCATGATTCAACATGCAGCATTTTTAGAGTTCAAGATCTTGAAAAGAATCAGGATTTTATTGTTACTTTGAATGAGATGAAGGCAGAAGTTTCTTGTATATGCCGCTTGTATGAATACAAAGGATATCTCTGCAGGCACGCTATGGTAGTTCTCCAAATAAACGGCCACTCAGCCATCCCTTCTCAATATATTTTGAAACGATGGACAAAAGAGGCAAAGAGCAGGCATTTCATGAGTGAAGAATCTGAGCAGGTTCAATCTAGGGTGCAGAGGTACAATGATTTATTTCAACGAGGGATGAAGTTGATTGAGGAGGGTTCGTTGTCTCAAGAGAGCTACTATATTGCATTCCGAAGCCTGGAAGAAGCTTTTGGGAGCTGTTTGAGTGCAAACACTTCTAATAAGAGCCTTGCAGAAGCTGTGGCATCTCCCACCCAGGGTATGATCTGTATTGAAGAAGACAATCAAAGCAGAAGCACAAGCAAGATGAATAAGAAAAAGAACCCAACCAAAAAGAGAAAG GGAAACTCAGAGCAGGAGGTAATGGCTGTTGCACCGACGGATGGCTTGCAACAAATG gATAAGTTAAGCTCAAGATCAGTAGCCCTAGATAGTTACTTTGGTGCACAACCAAGCGTCCAAGGAATG GTTCAGCTTAATTTAATGGCACCGCGCGATAATTATTATGGGAATCAACAGACAATTCAGGGGCTG GGACAGTTAAACACCATAGCAACGAGCCATGATGGTTACTATGGCACTCAGCAAGCCATGCCTGGAATG GGACCCATGGATTTCTTTCGATCTCCTAGTTTCTACATTCGG GATGACCCCAACGTGAGAGTGGCACAGTTACATGATGATGCATCGAGACACACATGA